One window from the genome of Spirosoma rhododendri encodes:
- a CDS encoding UvrD-helicase domain-containing protein produces the protein MLKIYSSSAGSGKTYTLTKEYLKLALDPDRKADYFRSILAVTFTNAAANEMKDRILRELQQMAGTGAASPLLNDLTTELFGKDVVPGTADFAEKQQAIREKAGRVFRTILHRYADFSVTTIDSFTQRIVTAFTDELGLPYSFEVEMDTDEVLGEAIDTLLEKAGTDEMEEITTVLRDYYMHTATEGDSWQMLPETLREFGYNLTSDQFYQAVTAAQELTPGPSGPSGSNSSTTINRSKATSWRRESGHGG, from the coding sequence TTGCTTAAAATCTATAGTTCATCGGCTGGTTCGGGTAAGACGTACACCCTCACGAAGGAGTACCTGAAACTTGCCCTTGACCCCGATCGAAAAGCCGACTATTTCCGATCCATTCTGGCAGTGACGTTTACCAACGCGGCTGCCAACGAGATGAAAGACCGGATTTTGCGGGAGTTGCAGCAGATGGCGGGTACTGGCGCGGCCTCTCCCCTGCTCAACGACCTCACGACCGAACTATTTGGCAAGGATGTGGTGCCCGGCACGGCTGATTTCGCCGAAAAGCAGCAGGCCATCCGGGAGAAAGCCGGGCGCGTATTTCGCACCATCCTGCACCGCTACGCCGATTTCAGCGTCACGACCATCGACTCGTTTACGCAACGCATCGTGACAGCCTTTACCGATGAATTGGGCCTTCCCTACTCGTTTGAGGTCGAGATGGACACCGACGAGGTGCTGGGCGAAGCCATCGATACGCTGCTCGAAAAGGCGGGCACCGACGAGATGGAGGAAATTACGACCGTGCTGCGCGACTACTACATGCATACGGCGACCGAAGGTGATAGCTGGCAGATGCTCCCCGAAACGCTCCGGGAATTTGGCTATAACCTAACCTCCGATCAGTTTTATCAGGCCGTCACAGCCGCGCAGGAACTGACGCCGGGGCCATCCGGGCCATCCGGCAGCAACTCATCGACCACAATAAACAGGTCGAAAGCGACATCGTGGCGCAGGGAGAGCGGGCATGGGGGCTGA
- the hisC gene encoding histidinol-phosphate transaminase encodes MFQLATLLRPHIAALVPYSSARDEYTGTEGVFLDANENPLGSTTTEGDYNRYPDPHQQAIKQRLAPIKGVRPEQVFLGNGSDEPIDLLVRATCTPGQDQILIMPPTYGMYEVSASINDVAITKVPLTPDFQVDTDAVLAAITDTTKLIFLCSPNNPSGNLLQPDAIRRILDAAQTALVIVDEAYIDFADVPSWTAQLDAYPNLVVLQTFSKAWGLAGLRLGMCFASPELIAVMNKIKPPYNISAPTQALALDALTHEADKRQMVTEIMDERQWLSDALQTLPTVQQIHPSDANFLLVRFTDAKGTFAYLIEQQVIVRDRSSVKLCDGCLRITVGTRTENERLIDVLRQPAPVPAEAQLPLGTDDEATKPEPVSNS; translated from the coding sequence ATGTTTCAACTTGCTACATTGCTTCGTCCGCACATTGCTGCTCTGGTACCTTATTCATCAGCGCGGGACGAATACACCGGAACGGAAGGCGTCTTTCTCGATGCCAACGAAAATCCCCTCGGCTCGACCACGACCGAAGGCGACTACAACCGCTACCCCGACCCGCATCAGCAGGCGATCAAGCAACGGCTGGCCCCGATCAAGGGCGTCCGGCCGGAGCAGGTTTTTCTGGGCAACGGCTCCGACGAACCTATCGACCTGCTCGTTCGGGCGACCTGCACACCGGGTCAGGATCAGATTCTGATTATGCCGCCAACGTATGGCATGTACGAAGTGTCGGCGTCGATCAATGACGTAGCGATTACCAAAGTACCGCTGACGCCCGATTTTCAGGTCGATACCGACGCGGTGCTGGCGGCAATTACCGACACGACGAAGCTGATTTTTCTGTGTTCGCCCAACAACCCGTCGGGCAATCTGCTCCAGCCCGACGCCATCCGCCGGATTCTCGACGCGGCCCAGACCGCGCTGGTGATCGTCGATGAAGCGTATATCGATTTTGCCGATGTACCGTCGTGGACTGCCCAGCTCGACGCTTACCCGAATCTCGTGGTGCTGCAAACGTTCTCGAAAGCGTGGGGGCTAGCGGGGCTGCGGCTGGGTATGTGCTTTGCTTCGCCCGAGCTGATTGCGGTGATGAACAAGATCAAACCGCCCTACAACATCTCGGCCCCAACGCAGGCCCTAGCCCTCGACGCACTAACCCACGAAGCCGACAAACGGCAGATGGTCACCGAGATCATGGACGAGCGACAGTGGCTGTCCGACGCCTTGCAAACCCTGCCTACTGTGCAGCAGATTCACCCGTCCGACGCCAACTTCCTGCTCGTCCGCTTTACCGATGCAAAAGGCACCTTCGCCTACCTGATTGAGCAGCAGGTAATCGTGCGGGATCGGTCGTCGGTGAAGTTGTGCGATGGTTGCCTGCGGATCACGGTCGGAACAAGGACTGAGAATGAGCGCCTGATCGACGTGTTGCGGCAGCCGGCCCCCGTTCCTGCTGAAGCCCAATTGCCGCTCGGCACCGACGATGAAGCGACAAAGCCCGAGCCTGTGTCGAACAGCTAA
- the hisD gene encoding histidinol dehydrogenase codes for MNIIPFPDRTEWPALLARPVQSTQQIDAIVGPIMNQVRTGGDAALIELTQRFDKVTLTADTLAVSPVVLDAAEAQLSDELKAAIRQAYQNIRTFHEAQRQPVEKIETMPGVTCWRRSVGIDKVGLYIPGGTAPLFSTVLMLGVPAQLAGCREVVLCTPATHPAVYFAAKLVGITKVFQIGGAQAIAAMTYGTESVPKVYKLFGPGNQYVTAAKMLAAKEGTAIDMPAGPSEVAVYADDTAVPAFVAADLLSQAEHGPDSQVLLVSTSRKLVELVNLTLSTQLGKLPREAVASKALDNSKAILLDTPADAIDLLNDYAAEHLILSVADAEQVAEQIINAGSIFLGNYTPESAGDYASGTNHTLPTNGFARAYSGVSLDSFVKKITVQHITPEGLQVLGPVVEAMAEAESLDAHKRAVSLRLASLAEMNPA; via the coding sequence ATGAATATTATCCCCTTCCCCGACCGGACGGAGTGGCCCGCCTTGCTGGCCCGCCCGGTGCAGTCGACACAGCAGATCGACGCCATTGTGGGTCCGATTATGAATCAGGTCAGAACGGGGGGCGACGCGGCTCTGATCGAGCTGACGCAACGCTTCGATAAGGTTACGCTTACCGCCGATACGCTGGCTGTTTCGCCCGTCGTGCTCGACGCGGCAGAAGCGCAACTGAGCGACGAACTGAAAGCGGCCATTCGGCAGGCGTACCAGAACATTCGCACGTTTCACGAAGCACAGCGGCAACCCGTTGAGAAGATTGAAACGATGCCGGGTGTGACCTGCTGGCGTCGGAGTGTGGGTATCGATAAGGTAGGGCTGTATATTCCCGGCGGCACGGCTCCGCTGTTCAGCACGGTGCTGATGCTGGGCGTTCCGGCGCAGTTGGCGGGTTGCCGTGAGGTGGTACTTTGCACCCCCGCGACTCACCCGGCCGTATACTTCGCGGCCAAACTGGTCGGCATTACGAAAGTTTTTCAGATTGGGGGAGCACAGGCTATTGCGGCCATGACCTACGGCACGGAGTCGGTACCTAAAGTGTATAAGCTATTCGGCCCCGGCAATCAGTACGTGACGGCGGCAAAGATGCTGGCGGCCAAAGAAGGCACGGCCATCGATATGCCCGCCGGGCCGAGTGAAGTTGCCGTTTACGCCGACGACACAGCCGTACCCGCGTTCGTAGCCGCCGACCTGCTGTCACAGGCTGAACACGGCCCCGATAGTCAGGTGCTGCTCGTGTCGACAAGCCGCAAACTGGTCGAGCTGGTCAACCTGACGTTGAGTACGCAGCTGGGCAAACTACCCCGCGAAGCCGTAGCCAGCAAAGCCCTCGACAACAGCAAAGCGATCCTGCTCGACACGCCCGCCGACGCCATCGACCTGCTGAACGACTATGCTGCCGAGCACCTGATCCTGAGCGTTGCCGACGCCGAGCAGGTCGCGGAGCAGATCATCAACGCCGGGTCGATTTTTCTGGGTAACTACACTCCCGAATCGGCGGGCGACTACGCATCGGGTACGAATCACACACTGCCCACCAACGGCTTTGCCCGTGCGTACAGTGGCGTATCGCTGGATAGTTTCGTCAAGAAGATAACGGTGCAGCACATCACGCCGGAGGGTTTGCAGGTTCTCGGCCCGGTCGTGGAAGCGATGGCCGAAGCTGAATCGCTCGACGCCCATAAACGCGCCGTTAGCCTGCGACTGGCGAGTTTGGCGGAGATGAATCCGGCCTGA
- a CDS encoding peptide deformylase, translating into MKKLTDLLLLGDPRLYETCEPVQQSELPLVAGWVADLHNVMEEIRAKYQFGRGIAAPQLGIMKRLIYLNIDRPTVLINPELTSLSPEADELWDDCMSFPNLLVRVRRHCRLTLSFRDEHWQPHTWTVDDWALAELIQHEYDHLDGVLCTMRAIDAQSFRWRPTPTNN; encoded by the coding sequence ATGAAAAAACTAACTGACCTGCTGCTGCTGGGCGACCCGCGACTGTACGAAACCTGCGAGCCGGTGCAGCAATCGGAACTGCCGCTGGTTGCGGGCTGGGTAGCCGATCTGCACAATGTCATGGAGGAAATCAGGGCGAAATACCAGTTCGGGCGGGGGATTGCGGCTCCGCAACTCGGCATTATGAAACGGCTGATCTACCTCAACATCGACAGACCGACCGTACTCATAAACCCCGAATTAACCAGTCTCAGCCCCGAAGCCGACGAACTGTGGGACGACTGCATGAGTTTTCCGAATTTGCTGGTCCGTGTCCGGCGACATTGCCGACTGACGCTCAGCTTTCGTGATGAACACTGGCAACCCCACACCTGGACCGTCGATGACTGGGCCTTAGCCGAACTAATTCAGCACGAATACGACCACCTCGACGGCGTTCTCTGCACCATGCGGGCTATCGACGCACAATCGTTCCGCTGGCGACCGACGCCAACAAACAACTAA
- a CDS encoding type II toxin-antitoxin system VapC family toxin produces the protein MIVDSNIFIYSLLPQYEALQQFLLSDVDQFQASAITKLEVAGFHKLVAGEKQYFDDLFSIIHVFPIDEKTIAKAIELRQQRKRSLADSIIAATALIHAMPVLTNNVADFADIDGLQVIQLTDVLNA, from the coding sequence ATGATTGTCGACAGTAATATATTCATCTATTCGCTGCTTCCACAGTATGAAGCGTTACAGCAGTTCTTGCTGAGCGATGTTGATCAGTTTCAGGCATCGGCTATCACGAAGTTGGAGGTTGCTGGGTTTCATAAACTCGTGGCAGGTGAAAAGCAGTATTTCGACGATCTTTTTTCGATCATTCACGTTTTCCCGATTGATGAAAAAACGATCGCGAAAGCCATCGAACTGCGTCAGCAACGCAAACGCTCGCTAGCCGATTCGATTATTGCGGCTACGGCACTGATACACGCGATGCCGGTGCTGACCAACAACGTAGCCGATTTTGCCGACATCGACGGTTTGCAGGTCATCCAGCTGACCGATGTGCTGAACGCATGA